One Setaria viridis chromosome 7, Setaria_viridis_v4.0, whole genome shotgun sequence genomic region harbors:
- the LOC117865152 gene encoding uncharacterized protein produces the protein MSSRARLSSKFTTTASSTASSPSRRSAPIDALDATTERARAGTLCPADAHHLFDELLRQPTRVPERSLNGFLAALAKAPPSSACSDSPALAVALFNRISRDSAGPGVMPTTVHTYTILMDCCCRARRPDLAFAFFGRLLQTGLGIQLITFTRLLKGLCDAKRTDEALDVLLCRMPELGCVPNVISYSVLLKSFCSEKKSQRAVELLQIMAKEGGVCSPNVVSYNTVIDGLFKEGEVAKACDLFHEMVRQGISPDVMTYSSIIHALGKARAMDKAEMFFRQMVDKGVQPNSVLYNNIIHGYSTLGQWKEAVRVFKEMKQQGVKPDVVSYSTVIAAFCRMGRLEDAMSIFSHMIDQGVPPNEAVYHCLIKGFCTHGSLVKVKELLSEMISKGMHLDVVFFSSVINDLCKEGKVMKAQQVFDFIRHIGLCPIIAMFCSLMDGYCLIGKMKEASRIFDSMVSAGIEPDVVAYGTLINGYCKLGQIDTGLNIFREMLLKGVKPSTIAYSIVIDGLFHAGRTFAAKEKFQEMIESGIPVDIGIYNTVLNGLLRNNCFDEADTLFKKLCSTNVKIDIVIVTTMISGMFKARRIEVAKYLFDSISANKLVPSIVTYSLMITNFIKEGLLEEADDIFSAMEKAGCAPDSILLNHATRLLLQKGEIIRAANYLAKIDEKNFSLEASTTEMLISLFSREGTWLEHIKLLPAKYQFTVGASHS, from the coding sequence ATGTCGTCCCGGGCCCGCCTCTCCTCCAAGTTCACCACCACCGCGTCCTCGACGGCGTCTTCGCCGTCGCGGCGGAGCGCTCCCATTGACGCCCTGGACGCCACCACTGAGCGCGCTCGAGCCGGGACTCTCTGCCCGGCGGACGCCCATCACCTGTTCGACGAATTGCTGCGTCAGCCCACACGCGTCCCGGAGCGCTCTCTCAATGgcttcctcgccgcgctcgccaaAGCGCCACCGTCGTCGGCCTGCAGCGACAGccccgccctcgccgtcgccctctTCAACCGTATATCTCGGGATTCAGCAGGCCCAGGGGTGATGCCGACGACGGTCCACACGTACACCATCCTCATGGACTGCtgctgccgcgcgcgccgcccggacCTAGCGTTTGCCTTCTTCGGCCGACTTCTCCAAACGGGCCTGGGAATCCAACTCATCACATTCACCAGACTCCTCAAGGGTCTCTGCGATGCAAAGCGGACAGATGAGGCTCTGGACGTGCTGCTCTGCAGGATGCCTGAGCTTGGGTGCGTGCCCAATGTTATCTCCTACTCTGTTCTTCTGAAGAGTTTCTGCAGTGAGAAGAAAAGCCAGCGAGCGGTTGAGCTGCTCCAGATCATGGCCAAAGAAGGAGGTGTTTGCTCGCCCAACGTGGTATCATATAACACGGTCATCGATGGTCTCTTTAAGGAGGGTGAAGTAGCTAAAGCATGTGATCTGTTCCATGAGATGGTGCGGCAGGGGATTTCACCTGATGTGATGACTTACAGCTCTATTATTCATGCACTGGGCAAGGCCAGAGCAATGGATAAGGCAGAGATGTTCTTCCGACAGATGGTTGATAAAGGGGTTCAACCAAACAGTGTTCTCTATAATAACATAATCCATGGATATTCCACCCTGGGACAGTGGAAGGAGGCTGTGAGGGTGTTTAAAGAAATGAAGCAGCAAGGAGTGAAACCTGATGTAGTCAGCTACTCGACAGTAATTGCTGCGTTTTGCAGAATGGGCCGCTTGGAAGATGCTATGAGCATATTCAGTCATATGATTGATCAGGGAGTGCCGCCTAACGAAGCTGTTTACCACTGCCTAATTAAGGGTTTCTGTACTCATGGTAGTTTGGTTAAAGTCAAGGAGTTACTTTCTGAGATGATCAGTAAAGGTATGCATCTTGACGTTGTGTTCTTCAGTTCAGTAATAAATGACCTTTGCAAAGAAGGAAAGGTCATGAAAGCACAACAGGTATTTGACTTCATTAGACATATTGGGTTGTGTCCTATTATCGCTATGTTTTGTTCACTGATGGACGGATATTGCTTGATTGGCAAGATGAAGGAAGCGTCGAGAATATTTGATTCTATGGTTTCAGCTGGAATTGAACCTGATGTTGTAGCTTATGGTACACTGATTAATGGCTACTGTAAACTTGGACAGATCGACACTGGACTGAATATTTTTAGAGAAATGTTGCTTAAGGGAGTCAAGCCTTCAACAATTGCATACAGCATAGTTATAGATGGGTTATTTCACGCTGGGAGAACCTTTGCTGCAAAGGAAAAGTTCCAAGAAATGATTGAAAGTGGAATACCCGTGGACATTGGAATATATAACACTGTCCTTAATGGACTTTTGAGAAATAACTGTTTTGATGAAGCAGACACTCTGTTCAAGAAATTATGTTCAACGAATGTGAAGATTGATATCGTAATTGTCACTACTATGATTTCTGGAATGTTTAAAGCTAGGAGAATCGAAGTAGCGAAGTATTTGTTTGATTCTATATCAGCCAACAAGTTGGTGCCTTCTATTGTGACTTACAGCTTAATGATTACAAATTTTATAAAAGAGGGGTTGCTGGAAGAGGCAGATGATATCTTTTCTGCAATGGAAAAGGCTGGCTGTGCCCCTGACTCTATACTGCTAAATCATGCGACCAGGTTGTTACTGCAGAAAGGTGAAATAATCAGGGCTGCTAATTATCTTGCTAAGATTGATGAGAAGAATTTCTCGCTTGAAGCTTCAACCACTGAAATGCTGATCTCTCTCTTCTCAAGGGAAGGGACATGGCTGGAACACATAAAATTGCTCCCAGCAAAGTATCAGTTTACTGTGGGAGCCAGCCACAGTTGA